Proteins from a single region of Chitinibacter bivalviorum:
- a CDS encoding helix-turn-helix domain-containing protein, with translation MVVNFDVQQAAAYLKISVRGVHRHASNDSSFPPRLKRGRATMFSKAALDKWLESQRSA, from the coding sequence ATGGTTGTAAATTTCGACGTGCAACAGGCTGCGGCCTACTTAAAGATTAGCGTTCGAGGAGTGCATCGGCATGCCAGCAATGACAGTAGCTTCCCCCCTCGTCTCAAGCGAGGGCGCGCAACAATGTTTAGTAAAGCCGCACTAGATAAATGGCTTGAGTCGCAACGTTCCGCATAA
- a CDS encoding IS30 family transposase, translating to MLKLTGRGAMRSPGAPSLRRETERLFWEQIATGITSEKAAEAVGVSQAVGTRWFRYRGGMPLFMSNHISGRYLSFAEREEIGLLQAQSVGVREIARRLGRSPSTVSRELTRNAATRSGRLEYRASVAQWKAELAAKRPKPAKLVTNLPLRHYVQERLEGKVHNADGLEIAGPRQAPFKGRNKPHRGDRKWVNGWSPEQIANRLQIDFPGDESMRISHEAIYQALYIQGRGALKRDLVSCLRTGRALRIPRARAQAKAWAHVSEDVMISNRPAEVEGRALPGHWEGDLIIGLNRSAIGTLVERSTRYTMLVHLPREEGYGLTPRVKNGPALAGYGAVTMANALKKTVTSLPAQLWRSLTWDRGKELSDHARFTIESGVKVFFADPHSPWQRGTNENTNGLLRQYFPKGTDLSRWSAQEIQAVANTLNTRPRKTLGWKTPIEALNEYLKSVQQTRVATTG from the coding sequence ATGCTGAAGTTGACGGGGCGTGGTGCGATGCGCTCGCCAGGCGCGCCATCACTTCGCCGAGAAACGGAGCGGTTATTTTGGGAACAGATTGCTACCGGAATCACAAGCGAAAAGGCAGCGGAGGCCGTTGGCGTATCGCAAGCAGTAGGAACACGCTGGTTCCGTTATCGCGGCGGGATGCCATTGTTTATGTCTAACCACATATCAGGAAGATACTTATCATTCGCTGAGCGAGAAGAAATTGGACTGCTCCAAGCGCAAAGTGTTGGTGTGCGTGAGATTGCTCGCCGCCTTGGGCGAAGTCCGTCGACAGTGTCTCGGGAGTTAACTCGTAACGCAGCAACTCGTAGTGGCCGACTCGAATATCGTGCTTCAGTCGCGCAGTGGAAGGCGGAACTGGCGGCTAAAAGACCGAAGCCAGCGAAACTGGTGACTAATCTGCCATTGCGCCACTACGTGCAAGAGCGCTTGGAGGGCAAGGTTCATAATGCTGATGGCCTTGAGATTGCAGGGCCTAGACAGGCGCCGTTCAAGGGACGAAATAAACCGCATCGCGGTGACCGTAAATGGGTCAATGGTTGGTCGCCTGAGCAGATTGCCAACCGGCTTCAAATCGACTTCCCGGGTGACGAATCTATGAGAATCTCCCACGAAGCCATATATCAGGCGCTCTACATACAGGGTCGAGGAGCTCTCAAGCGTGATCTGGTGAGTTGCCTGCGTACAGGGCGGGCGTTGCGTATACCGAGAGCCAGAGCGCAGGCCAAAGCGTGGGCACATGTTAGCGAAGACGTTATGATCTCTAATCGCCCTGCTGAGGTGGAGGGTCGTGCGCTACCAGGGCACTGGGAGGGAGACTTGATCATTGGTTTGAACCGATCCGCGATAGGGACGTTGGTCGAGCGATCAACTCGATACACCATGCTCGTACATCTGCCTCGCGAGGAGGGCTATGGGCTGACTCCGCGAGTGAAGAACGGCCCCGCACTTGCCGGCTATGGAGCCGTCACCATGGCCAATGCACTGAAGAAGACAGTGACTAGCCTACCTGCACAATTGTGGCGATCATTAACTTGGGATCGAGGGAAAGAGTTATCAGATCACGCCCGCTTTACTATTGAGTCAGGAGTAAAGGTCTTCTTTGCCGACCCTCACAGTCCATGGCAGCGCGGCACAAACGAGAATACGAATGGTCTTTTGCGACAATATTTCCCGAAAGGCACTGACTTATCGCGATGGAGTGCCCAAGAGATTCAAGCTGTAGCCAATACACTAAACACCCGGCCCCGAAAAACACTCGGTTGGAAAACACCTATCGAAGCACTGAATGAGTATCTGAAATCTGTTCAACAAACGCGTGTTGCGACGACCGGTTGA